The Tigriopus californicus strain San Diego chromosome 10, Tcal_SD_v2.1, whole genome shotgun sequence region ctgattgaaaatagcttctttaaggcttcattgatatttgtgaaattttcagtgaccactcaactaaatgtaccttggaccctttaaaaatgaattttcaaaaatctgctttttgagggttttagatatggttttagacttgataaggctttttgaacaccgtggcAAGCTATAAAATTGGGTCCACACGGATCAAAGTTTCCTCCCCTTGgaatcacgcaacctcgtTTGTCAGCGTGAAGTGACGACATTCGGAACTAAATATTATTTTCTTGTGTTGTATTGGGTTGCGTAAAATATAATGGCAAAATTTCTCAATGTTGATGTGAATTCACTCAAATAGGATAGAAAAAtgattattgtttattgttgagagCCAATCACGGACATAATGTGTATAAAAGAGTAAAtgattattgtttattgttgagagCCAATCACGGACATAATGTGTATAAAAGAGTAATGacacaattggaaaaaaagattagaaagttattttcttgtttgccTTNAAAAAAAGATTAGAAAgttattttcttgtttgcctttttgagGCTAGATATACAATTCTTCAAGGAGTTCTAAAAACCGTGCTCCATATGCATTAATGAAAATGGACCTCAAACTACATAATTTGAATGATTAATCAATAGTTTAGGTTATCCATGACTATGAATGAACGAGTTTCTTGCATTAACCAAGCATCCAAGCTTTCATCCGTTATTTATGGCCTCTTCTAGTATAAGGCACTACATTGTTGCTGAAAGAATTGTTCTTTCATGAGAGAAGCTAATTTATCCAAGATATTGCTTCCAAGACCAGGCACCAATGACTCGTAAAACTATTATTTTTGCTCTAGAAtttgattgggaaaaaatattgctgtGTCATCAATCATACTGTAGAACTCCGCTATATAGTTTTTATATAAAATCGTAATTTACTCTTGCCAGATTTGAAGAATCTTATGGAAGAGCTAATAAACTGAATAATTGTATCAGACTGCTTCAAGAATCTATGGATGTTCATccaaaaataccttgatacAGTGTGTCACCTTAGATcttattctctcgtttctgcATCATTTGCTTATCAGCTGAGGCAGAGGGCGCAGCATCCGCCTAATGAAAAAGACATTAGGAGTTTGTTGGACGAGCAACATCAACTGTCTCACTATCCATCTTCAGTCGggatctttcctttttttctttttcttatttaGCTTTTCTATCTAAGAGccaattctttgaaaatgaaaaagaaatcaataaaTAGAAGTCCTAAATGTCTCCAGAAATCTTGGGAAGGACCGTCCTGACCCTTCAGTCGCATTTGCAATGGCAAGCTAATCCAATCTCCTGATAAAAGCGTGTTATTACATGAATTCGTACCTATAAATGCCCGGACTGGGCAATTCGAAAGCCGCCATCCACACTTCCTTGCCGCCTTCCTCCTTAACGGGAAAGAGCACCTGCGGGGTCCAATCTGCCCAAGAGGCGGCAATCATCACCAAATGCCGACAGCCCCAAGGCCAATCAAAATATAACCGTTCCAATGCCATCTCCGTGGATGAAATTGACCCTGGATAAAGCACACAATCTTACGCTGAGCACTTGACTCGACGAATAATTGTTGTTTCATATGTGAGTGGAACAAACTTGGAACATTTCCAAGGCCGTGCGTGACATGAGGTGACTTCGTCATTTCGCATTGGGGTTTTGAGCACTCATCGATCGGTAACTTACGTCAACAAGTGTCATGTGACCGAGGGTATTTGGCCCAATTGACCTGCCTCAAAAAAGAACCATCAACCAGGTTTGACGATGGCCTTATTGAATGATGCCGCTCAAGGGCGATCAGGCGAGTGcagggtgtttttttttattgtagcGTGAACCACAAACTAACATTTATTCATCAGCAAGAATCAATTGTGAGGATGTTTAGATCAACAACAATGAAAGGATCGATATATGATTGTTGACGCGTTGTTGCATGGGCACTTGAGTTGAGCATAAGGTTTTCCTTCCTATATGAGGTTGTACTCCTCAAGGTTATTTTGCAGTATCGTGTCCTTGACGGCGGCAAACACCAGGCGAATATTTTGGGTATCTGAAACAAGAATCGAAACTTCATGACCAACTTGTAACACGTGATATACGTACATGAACATCATATGTTGAATGGTTTGCATGAATGACTGACTATCAGGAATGGGTAGCTAACCACTTTGAGTCACACGGAAAGGACCCCTGAAGCGCAGGAACAACTTGGACAAGTCTCGTGCACGCGTTctccaatggaaaaaatgacCGTCCTTGAACTTGTAAACAACGTTTcgttttccttttccttttcatggAGCAAGCCGGTTTGGTCACGGGACCAGGACAAACCACAATTGGCCTGTGAACACTTTGCTAATCATGGAAAACAAGTCAGATGGTATTGAGAGAGGTTCAATTGGGTAGAAGGAAATTGTCACCCGTTTTCATTATAGCTTTGCGGCCGATACGGGATCAAAATGTACGTAGTAGTCACCAAAGTCATAAACTATGAGTGGCTGGACGAGACCATATTGATGAATTATGCAATCGACTTTCTGTCACCGACACACAAGCACGTTTGGCCAAGAGACGCGCGGTTTCAGGTTGGGTAACTGATTTATAATTGGGGTTGCTAATTCCTTGATCTGTAACCTGTTGCTCAAAGTCACTGATCAAAAATGCAACTTGTCCAACTGATgctttttttgtcattaacGAGCCATTGTTCAAGACACACTCATTGCAAAATACAAACGTGAAGTTACGTTGAGCAACTACCTCAATGTTGGGGATTGCGGATGGCCAGCCAATCTCTACTAAAGCGAGAGTACGGTAATGCCCTCAGGTTATGCTTGGACAGCTAGGTTAGGTGCTCTTGGTGCAAAGTTGTACGACATTGGTACATTATTATGTATGGACAAAAATCCGTTTTATTGTTTACCTCGTTCAACATGTCCATTTCACTACGATGTAGGCCGTTTTTTTGGATCCCACTCTTTCAAGATAAAGCACAGACTCCACAAAGAATGTACAATATACGAGGGCTGTTATTTGTTTTAGTGCCAAAGGGACGCTCCCTGTAGTAGGTTCGTTTCCAATGGGGCACCATTTTTACCGAAACATCAATCAACCAAAACTGGAAACCTTAACTTTTACATTCCATTCCGATCTCGCTAACAGTGTTGACTGCACCGACAAAAAGAAGGTCAAAGAAATCGGTCATTGTCTGAATAACAATTAGAGAGTTAGAAGGCTTGTTCCATCAGGCTAATATGTAGGATATGCTTTTCTTATTGTAAATGTATGGGCCTAGCTAGTGTCATGTTTACTGGATTGCCCATTCATATACGGAAATGGATTGGGTAATGGACTGGTCGACTGATTTGAATTATGAACGCGAGTAAATGAAATGCATTCCGCTTGCATCAAAGGCAAAGAAGCATGACTCTTGTAATAGCTGACTAGTCATACAACCAAAACGACTTGGCGGTACTGATTTGTCCGTCAGCAAATAAGAGCTCATTCCATCAAAAATTCCAACCCTGTTTGAACCATCAATTATTATCTATTCCTAACGAAAGCTCGAAAATAATCCCCAGTTTTTGATTTCTGACTCTGGCttacaaaaaggaaaaggttTGACAAGGGGGTCACAACACAAAATAGGCATTTCCCCGACTGAGATGAGAGCTGGAGTGAAGCTTGCACACAAGTGACGTTCCTCAAGCTTTGTTGTTTCTGATTTTCCAATTCGGCCTTTTATGTGTTCTTCCATCCACCTCAATTGGTATGATATGATTTTTGTCGTCATGCATAGATCTGGCCACTTCCCGGCATCCTCTCGAACATTTAGTTAGGGGGAATTTTACTTTCATTCTAGTTTAAATTAACGAAACATGTATTTGTTGCGCACCAAAAAATTAATTGACTCACCAACAGTGTGAAGTAGCACAGTCAAAGCAAAGCACAAAAATGTAATCATTTTACATGATAAATGGATGGCAAAATTCCATTTGATAACAGAATGAAGGTAACATGGTTAACTGAACGTACTTTGGAAAATGATCCGCTAAACCAATTTAAAGttaaagacaatttgctcAGTCCTACGTATAATGTTGGTGATAAATAGAGACTcggaaaatatcaaatttttggagGTGAAATATTTGACTAGTATTTACTTCCAAAACGGCAAAGTCTTTCAATAATGATACAATCAGGCGaaatatttgagaaaaaattaaaagattTGATTAAGAGTTATCCTAAATTGTTACttttggatttttgccaagaaACTCAAATAGCAGGCATGAAGATTAGGCTTGTCTTCACCACTCAGTTTCTAATGAGTGATTTTCAATTGACCAAAAGGGTGGGCTAAGACATAATCTACGATACGTTAAACATCAAAACTATCTTATCCACTGTTAAATTTTAATTGCgttggtgaaaaaaaagcagAAGCATTGCACAAAGAATTGCCAACTTAAATTAAAATATATCCAGGGCAATTTGGAgccaaaaacgatgaaatttgactATTCAATTTCATAAAAGTACGAAAGTAGCGGTTACATAAATCGTatcattatttcaaagaaaatgctaAATAAAATCGCTCCCAATTTTCAcgtactaagcttttgaaaatttcagtttcataatGTTTTGGTTTTGTAAGTTTTCTATGTGAGCTAGAATTCGATAAAGCAATACacccaaagttgttccttgtgATTTTCTGAGCAAAAAGTGTTTAAATGTATTTGGGTATGTTTGTGGAAACTTGATaagtctttttgttcattgtGAGACGTAGAAAGTATTTGTCAGATTTCTGAATCTATAATTTGTAATATTACGTAGGGCTAGCTACGCGTACTTTTGACTTGGGCTTTCAAATTAGAGCCAAAGTCTTTACGAGGTTGCCATCTCGCGGATTTCATGCCTTTACTAGAAGGTGTAATGTCGTCATGGATGGACAAGACTGGCGCAAAATGAACCCCTCCCAATCACTGCCGAGAGCTTTTCATTGCCCCTTATGAATGGAATAATATAGATATACATTCGAATGAGTAATTTTACTTTAATGACACCAGTTGTGAGGTTCCTTCGAAGGTCTTGATCAATTTAAAATGCCCTCTTGAAGGGCCCCTTGGGCAGTTGCTTAGAAGGCAGAAATAATTTCCTTTTGAAGGAAACACATTTCTCAAACGCTAGAAGGTATTAGCctttttaaaaagcaaaaaagacacataaaaaTACCACATTTAACTAATTtcgcaaaagtttgaagcaattgccaaaggtttcaacgtatttcattatttcaaaatctttgaaattaaaaGCCCTCAAAGTAGTCTCCTAGCTTAGACCACAAAATTAATAACCTAAACCATGCAAATTTCTAgaacaaatttggttcctctagATGGTTTATCTCAGTTATGTTTTAGGGAAAAGAGACCTgggctgaaatgcaaatattttttgtggaATTCTAGTTACATTTTCACGAAAAGtttcaacttttgccaaaatggAAAACGGGAgcaatgtgagaattagagaactaCTACTTTTTTGGGACAAACCGAGAAGACTGGACAATGTAGTATTTAAAGAAGATGCACAAGGTACCTATTAcagtacatcttcaaaagtatccatgagctttttcctcaaccaggttcTAGAGCCAATTATAGTGAATGCAAAGGTTTACACTTTTCAGCCCTccaaaaaatccaggctagtcaaaacaacgAAACAGTCGCTTCTCTTTCGTTCCTTCAATCTTCCTGtcctcaaaggttttcaaTGGGTCAGATTGAGCGACTATATTCTTGCTGCTatcagaaataaaaaaaacctactTTTATAGACAGAATTGCTATTGGAATAACATTGGTCGGTGGAAATGGGATGGTCATTATTGGTGGGTGCTAGAGTCGAAGGGATGAGTGCCGCACGGGCTGCGTTGTCGGCCATCACATCCATAGTCCAACTAAAGACTTTTCGTTCGGAAGCCCTTGTTTTGAAACACCTTCAAAACAGTCTGTGAAGACTCAAGAGGACAACCATACACTGAAATTGGGCATTTGTTCCCCCACTGACCCCACATACCTATACTAAGCCGATGACAAAAACGAATTTCTTCCCCAAATCAGTTCCATTGACCAGAGTGTAATGGCCAAAAACAATCCTCAATGCTAAGCTCTCGGTCCAAAGCGTAATTTGAATGTTCCAAACGGGAGCGGAACCAAAAGGGGACAAGAAAGAACTTTTAGTTTTATTGACTAGTTATGACTAACTTGGACAAAATTCCAACCAAAGAGGTGTCGAAGTGGGTTTCAGTCAAGAAACAAATTAGAAATTTTGATACTTGCTAGGGTCGTTGTGTCAATACTTGTTCACTTATCGCGAAGAAACAAGCCTCGTTTCATCTATCATGGCGAGATTTTCCAATCAACTGAAAGCTAGGTATAAATATAGACCAAGTGCTTAATGCCTAAAATGACGTAAAAGGTTGCAATGGCTATTTTAggtgcattttcaaaaaaaaaatgaagttgatGTTTTAGTCATatggaatatttttgtaaTCAATTGATAAATTAAGGGTTAAACGATTTTTCGCACCAGAATTAGATGCAGTGCCTGACATTTTAAAACTctattattgttgtttattttcATAGATCTTGAAAAGGTataaaacaatttcaaatattttgaagcaaaaagcgataaaatttggaccactaaatcccataaTAACGGTGAAATGAATaatatcatgatttatattcaagagctagctCGGTGTGCTCCTAAattacattgagtaggtttttgaaaatgttagtTTTCCTAATGTCTTTAAGTAAGTTTGAGAAATCATGTGGGCaagaattccataaagcaataaaatcaaacttgttccctatgactttttgaggtaaaaaaatgccaagctgtgtttgggaatttccctggaaacttgagaggcctttttgaacaccgtgccTTCCTAACAATATGGATTTACAACTGAAGAGATAAACTCGTAAGGTCTGAACCATTCATGTTATATGTAATTACcattcaaaatgagcaaactATCTGGCCCAATGAAtcaacttggacaattttcgACAGATCGCTCTACTGTGTAATACGTCAAATCTTACCTGTGGCACAAGTAAAGTAGGTATATATGTTTTTGGTGGACATCTCATCATCGTCCATGAACATGGAGCGAATGAAGTTCTTGGCATCGTCGGCGCTTCTCCGCTGACCCGTGAAAGTTGGGAAATAGTCGGCAATGTCAGAATGCAAGACCTTCTCCTCCAAGAGGTCCGTCTTGTTCAGAAACAGAATAATGGATGCCTGCTGGAACCATTTGAAACTCACAAGTCTAAAGAACAGATTGCGGCTCTCGGCCAATCGGTTCTCCACTGCACATTCCATGAGCTTTTGATCGTACTCGGAAATGGCCACCAGGAAAATGATCGAGGTCACGTTCTCGAAGCAATGGAGCCACTTGCGCCGCTCGGAGCGCTGACCACCCACATCCACCATGCGGAAGTAGAGCTTGTTCTCCAGCTCGAAGCAATACTCGTGGATGCCGGAGGTGGGCACACGCACGCGAAGGACGTCCATCTCGGTGGGGATGTACCCGGGGTCCGTAATGCGGCTCAGGCTGTTCAGAAAGAACGCCGCCGAGTCGGACAGCTGGAACTCATTGCGCCGTTTGTAGCACGACTGGATGATCGGCTCTTGCCACATCTCGGCGATGATCTGAGCAAACTCGTCGGTCAGCTCGGTTGCCGTGCGGTATTCGATCGCATTGAGCCGcttgattttggccttgaGGTCAGAGGCCATGTGACAACCTCCGTCCAATCCCAAGGGGATGATGGCATTGGCCAGACTCTGAATGCCCATGAAGATGTTCTGGACGACGAgctccttgaatttcttgcgATCCTCCACGGTGAAGCCTTTCCCGTGGATGATACGCATCTGCTTGATGAACGTGGACTTGCCGGACTCTCCCGTGCCCATGAGGAGGAGCTTGATCTCCTTGCGGGCATAACGTTTGTCCTTTTGAATCTGTTCATTGATGGCCTTATCAATTCGGCGCTGTTCTCGAGATTCGTCCGAGGCACAACACAACATTTCCGGAGTCACTCAATCCAAGCGCAAAATCGAGGACACGGCTTACACTACTATTTCCACTACTTCCACTACTTCGAGGTGAGTGTTCCAGTTTGGTCAACTTTTCAGACGGGGGCGTCGTTGAGGCTAACCAGATTGCGACCCATGGGCCTCTCTTTCATGTCTGCATTGAGCTTGAACATGGATGGTCGTCGGTCTGGGAAACCCACTGACTACCTACCCACACTAGGTACGATGGTGTACTGTGGGGTACGTGATCCAGTGAGTTAGAAGTAAGATAGTCTGTCCCTGTGAATGGGTTAGCACTTAGGTAGGAAAGAAACTGATAGGTGCTTTGGATTCACTCTTTCACTCTGTCAACGAACGTTGATGAGATGAAGAAGAGTGGCAAAGCGATCGTCAATCTGTTATGATTAGTCACGAGTTAGTCGAATAAGACTTGTGCGTTACCCCCTCAAAGATGGATGAAATCACTCAAGCTCCTTCCTATCTCTTGCTATCAATGAGGGCATTCAAAGTCTATTCTGTAAACTGATGGATCATACTGATCAgccatacacacacacacacacacacgcacacacatccACATGTTGTCTCCCCACTTGGATTGGCCGGTGTGTCGGAGACATGTTTCAGGCCAATCCTGCTGAAGGTGTCAAAGATGGGTAGTCCGTTCGTCGCATCGGATCCCAATGCTCCCTTCAGAACCTCGTCGACGACT contains the following coding sequences:
- the LOC131888068 gene encoding guanine nucleotide-binding protein subunit alpha-11-like, giving the protein MLCCASDESREQRRIDKAINEQIQKDKRYARKEIKLLLMGTGESGKSTFIKQMRIIHGKGFTVEDRKKFKELVVQNIFMGIQSLANAIIPLGLDGGCHMASDLKAKIKRLNAIEYRTATELTDEFAQIIAEMWQEPIIQSCYKRRNEFQLSDSAAFFLNSLSRITDPGYIPTEMDVLRVRVPTSGIHEYCFELENKLYFRMVDVGGQRSERRKWLHCFENVTSIIFLVAISEYDQKLMECAVENRLAESRNLFFRLVSFKWFQQASIILFLNKTDLLEEKVLHSDIADYFPTFTGQRRSADDAKNFIRSMFMDDDEMSTKNIYTYFTCATDTQNIRLVFAAVKDTILQNNLEEYNLI